A DNA window from Thermococcus sp. 4557 contains the following coding sequences:
- a CDS encoding monovalent cation/H+ antiporter complex subunit F has product MIGINIYLALIAVATLLSMYRVFRGPTTVDRLVAVDIMTTITAGLMVLFALYYERMIFLDVALVYAILAFGGVIAFARYMEGGL; this is encoded by the coding sequence ATGATAGGGATAAACATCTACCTCGCCCTGATAGCGGTAGCAACGCTGCTCAGCATGTACAGGGTTTTCAGGGGACCGACCACCGTCGACAGGCTCGTTGCTGTTGATATCATGACCACCATCACCGCGGGACTCATGGTGCTCTTCGCACTCTACTACGAGCGCATGATATTCCTCGACGTGGCCCTGGTCTACGCGATACTCGCCTTCGGTGGAGTCATAGCATTCGCGCGCTACATGGAGGGAGGACTATGA
- a CDS encoding Na+/H+ antiporter subunit E: MGEASKISRYLYTVIVLFLIWLAITASLDVQELGFGLLLSLIVAAFTYEIFTTNGLANLHPKRIAYMIAYIPYFLWAMIMANLDVAYRVLHPKRPIKPGIVKCKTVLSSDVGKLALANSITLTPGTITLDVDEDEYFIHWIWVPDEALTESEEEHVKASSEGITVPFEKFLKVIFG; the protein is encoded by the coding sequence ATGGGAGAAGCAAGCAAAATAAGCAGATACCTGTACACGGTGATCGTACTGTTCTTGATATGGCTGGCCATAACCGCCAGCCTGGACGTGCAGGAGCTGGGATTCGGCCTACTGCTGTCGCTCATAGTCGCGGCATTCACCTACGAGATATTCACCACCAACGGCCTGGCGAACCTCCACCCCAAGAGGATAGCCTACATGATAGCGTACATCCCCTACTTCCTGTGGGCCATGATCATGGCCAACCTCGACGTTGCCTACAGGGTCCTCCACCCCAAGAGGCCCATAAAGCCCGGAATAGTGAAGTGCAAGACCGTTCTCAGCAGCGATGTCGGAAAGCTCGCCCTTGCCAACTCGATAACACTGACCCCGGGAACAATAACCCTCGATGTGGACGAAGACGAGTACTTCATCCACTGGATATGGGTTCCGGATGAGGCCCTGACCGAGAGCGAAGAGGAGCACGTTAAGGCCTCCTCCGAGGGAATAACCGTTCCCTTCGAAAAGTTCCTGAAGGTGATCTTCGGATGA